GGCCGATTTGGACCAATTAGTGCACCGCCGTGCACTAAGATATCACAGGCTTATGATGTAATCTCAACAGCTCAGTGTTCGCTGAGGAGACTTTtgattggaaatttttgttttcagccTAACATGTAGGGTCTGTTTTTGGGACACATCCCTTTCAAAGTTGCACGATTACCTTTGAACTGAGTGTGGTTTCCGAGATTGCGCTAAGTTATAGCACCAACATAATTCAAGAATATTATAGTTTGAactgaaaatatcaaattgcaaaatgtagTAATAAGCGtttgcaattatttaaaaaatatataatggcTCAACGAGAATGATTCATAAGGTGAACCATAgtaatttgaacaaaattatcgGTACGGGTACCGCAAATTTATTATCGAAGATGAATGCATATAGTCCTGGGAAAAATCTGAGAAGATCGAGGGCTATGTGCATCATCCCAGTTCTGCatctttaattaattcaaGCCCTCGAACGTGGTGTGAATCCTATTTTATTTCCATAGTTCAGTTCAACTCAAGCCACTTACACTCTGGCAATGTCAGGGGCAAGTATGTTACGTCTGCGAGAAGATATCCTATCAACGTGATCTGCGGTGACCTTTTCGCGGTATGCCGACCAAATTTTCGAGTGTAAGCAGCAGGACTTAGGGCACAGGACCGGCCGATTGCCAAGAGTGACGAAGGTGATTGCAAAtagttgtaaaaaaatgtaagatGTTGAGGCCTTTTACGACTTTATGCATCATTCCAGGGTTACGTTTAATTCATTTAAGCACCTCTAAGGCAAGTCCTCGATCGTGTTGGGTCTTGTCAGTTCGGTTTAGCGCTGAAATGAGGCATAGAATCGTAATAGGGTCGGAATCACCTAATTTTTGTACCGATCTTCACAAAATTAAGCAGTTCTTCGTTCTTGAATCAGCCAGAACTTCTAATAACAATGGcacaattcaatttattacatATGTTTCTTATGAGTCAACAAATCAGGAGCTTCCATAAATTCCTACTGATCAAAAGtgatgaaacaaaattaacatgctAACGCATATCCAGTAATGAACTAAGCAAATGTCACTGCTATGTGACTCAAGTCTGACTCACTTTAAGGTGAACATTCAGAACTTCTTAAGAATCGGACGAAAAACCAACTAaatcttgttaaaaaaacatctCAAAGCTATCATAAAATTGTGTACTGTAGTTGGAAACTATGTCACCACATGTATGATCTCAGACTGGCAAATAATACTGAATGTTAACTGTGGATGTAGGAGGAGGAAATGGTGAAGCTCATTCTGGGGGAATGTTTAATCCAATAAAGCTTTTGATAACTATATTAAGAAATTGGACTATTctgaaaaacacatttttattcaaaaataaaaattgtactGTTTCCagagaataataattacacaTTTATGTTTAACAAGGCCTATATatgcaaaaacaaaataatttctacTACACAAAAGTTGACCCAAATTGAGCCtgacattaacaacaatagcACCCCTAATCTtctaaaataaactatttattacTGACTGTTGTCACTTTGCTCCTGGGAacttttataagcaatttcgAGTGCAGTTGTAATAGTCTGCATATCTCCTTCAATGGTTTTTGCCCAATTTTCAACGTCGCCTAGTTCCTTCAGAGCACTACTGAATGACTCAACTAAACTTAACCATTGCTGTGTTTGTTTGGAAAATGCCTGTGCACTTGTATGTAGTTGTTTGGCCTCTGCATCTAATTTCTTTTGGTTTAGGTATGCCTGCGCCACTCTATAGTATAATGAAATAGTCTATGGATAAATACTAGagccttttttaattatatacttACCCGACATTTAAATGATCTACCAATGCTTGAGTTAGATCCCCTGCAGATGCACAGGCCTCCTTTCTTTTGGTTTCTGTTATTATTTGCCAGTTTATAAATCACCAAACTGAAGGAGATTTTATCATACCTTGAATTTCCTTTCTGACGCTCTGTTTTGTGGTATGGTCCTTTACCATTGAAGACAacattgtttgaaaaaatttaatggaaagcTCTTGCAATTAGTGTTTATGCGACAGATTGGTGGTAATTGAGGAGTTCAACGTACTTTGTTTCTATTTCATCTCTGTATCATCACAacgagtttaaattaaattaatgcacTAAAGAACAACAATAATTACCACCATATCGATCATTGATTATTATCAATTTACatgtttatttttggtttcagGTTGTCACGTAGTTACGTCAACGTCAAAAGTAAAAACAATCGATGCCAGTGTTAGGctcatttaagaaatttgttaacaCGTGGGTACCCAATCTGTCGccattttaactttaaagaaaaattattatataaacaaaaataaaattatgaaattaacatacagaaaaaacgaatttacgATTCTATAATTTTAGATCAAGCCAGAAATTCTGAAAGTTTCGGGTCTCATCTCAATCGCTGGAGGGGGATAACACAATCACCTCAGCTGTTTTACTCAATCTGCTGACTGACGTGCATGTTATATCAATAGACAGGTCTGGATTCAATGATTGATTggacattattttaaaaattgtatgtatgtataaataatatgtaaatatatagaaaaatatacaataaatatgaataattaaaaaaaaattagattttatcAACTTACTCCTAAgtctatataaaatttttgtgaactGTCAGGGAAAATCCATATTACTGAATGGACAAATGGCCTCGCCTGCAAGATATGATTCTTCTTTAGAGATTAGAAATTTGCCCCCCAGCGTAACTGcagaattaacaaaaatattggatgaagCCGATTTATGGAAAAGACTCATGACCAATATCCCCAAGAGGCTTAATAACCACTCGTACAGAAGTGATATTACTGCTGCTAATGTTCGTAAATATAATTCCGATGATTTCAGGTAAACTACTATCTACACCTGCATTACCTAAATACTTCACTACACTGGTATATGGATTTTAAATAGTGCAACATAAGAGATATGACATGTTTTAGGATCATTGAAAAGGGTAGTGAAATGTACAATAAATCTTGCACTCAAATTCTTTTTGATGAATGGGGTACATCCGATAGGATCAGACCGTCACTAGGACACTTAAAATATCTTCTAATCAAAGCAGAACTTTTTAGAGCAGCCGATTATGTTGCAAATCTGTTGGGTTAGTTCAATTGTTACAATATGAGCAAATtacaaattgattgaaaaattaatttgtcataACCTTAGGAGAAGAACCAGCCTCAAGGCCTACTGAAGGACCTGCTGCAGCTGTTTCATTAAGCTTAGTTAACCAGAAACTTCAAAATGAGATTGAAATTAAACAACATTTAGATGAAATTAATTATCCAAGAGAAGCAATTGAGAAAATCAGGAAAAAGTCTTCGGAGAACAAAAATCTTGTGCCAGTAAGTTCCTTctgtattatacagggtgattgcTTGATAAATGTACATAGATATTTGGACACATGATTACAGAGGCAAATTGACATGTTGTAATACACATTTACGACTTAACTATACAGGGAGGTTCTCTGGGAACAGCATGAATCACTCTGTATTTTATTAGAGGAACACATTCCTAACAGATCCTTTTGATTGGGTTACAGATTATTCCTGAAATTGTAGTAAGTGAAGCAAGACCATTACCAGAACCATCTCCAGCACCATTAGTTATTCATAGGCctaaatctcaattttctaGCAAAGTTTCTGatatgattaaattttctgaCTGTATTGAAGATTCAACAGATGTGATTTTACCTgaatgttcaatttttatgagtaaagaaaataaaggttggcagaaaattaatttaacatgtAGCagtatttctttttataatcATTTTGTAGATCTAAAGGATGGTAATCCATTTAAGAATCAGTCGCCACAAGAAATCGAAGAACGAAGTGAATTTATTCCCGTTTTTAGCAAGTTACTACTGAATACTGAAAGTAAAAATGATGCTTTTACAGTTGAATCTTCTAATACCAATTCAGAAGCTACCAATACTGATTCAGTCAGCGAACTGATACCAATGGTCAGTGCCTTAAATCATGACTGGTCATCTAGCCAAACCCAACCACATTCCGAAATAATTCCTGACTTTGTCGCTGATTATATTCCCCCTAAATCAGACATAATTCCAGATTCTGTTACGCTCCCCAGCACCCAAAGTTTAACTTACTCAAGTGGAGATATTCCTTTGACAATACCTCAGCCACCTTCTTTCAGTGCGTCTTCTAAGTGTCCATCACCTGTGCCTTATATATCTTTAAATACCCCACTCCCCCATTTCACGTACGCCGAGTTATCAAAAACAACGAGTGATTTCTCATCTGATAAAGGAGGAAAGTTTTTGGGATCAGGTGCCTTCGGATCTGTATTTTTAGCAACAGGATTGCTTGACAAACCAGTTGCTGTTAAAAAACTATCTTTAGATTCCGTAGACAGTGATTACATTGtgaagcaatttaaaaatgaagtaGAGGTGCTCTATAAATATAAGCATGAAAATTTGGTGTCTTTACTAGGATACTCGTTCGACAGTAACACGTATTGTCTAGTGTACGAGTATATCCCGGGAGGGTCTTTGTATGAAGCACTCCAGGTAAGAGACGCGACTACACCATCAAAATATTATCAGACGACAGGATTAAAAGATCGCTTTTTGCAGAGGTATCCCAACGATTTGCTGTGGAAACAACGGCTTCACATTGCTTTTGGAACAGCCAAAGGTGTAGCTTATTTACATAATGCCTCTACTCCACTGATTCATAGGGATATTAAGTCGGCGAATATTTTATTGGATGCTAATAATAATCCGAAGGTGTGACCTTTTGATTTGGTTTTGAATTGCCATTCTTTGTATTTTGAGTTAAAACTTTCGTGCCATgctttctaaaatatttatttttgtatgcaGGTGTGCGATTTTGGTATAGTAAAACTTTTGCCTGGTCAATTAAATGATTTGGAATCGAGCCCTTGTGGTACGTCAGCCTATATGTCACCCGAATACCATAGGGGCGAAATTTCCACTAAGCTAGACACCTTCAGCTTTGGCGTGGTCTTATTGGAGCTGTTAACATCTTTGCCTCCGTTAGATTATAACCGAGACTACGCCGATCTTGTAAGTAgaattacttttttacttgtaaatgtttttaaattgctaATTCGCACCCGAATGCTAGTAATTTTGATTTGTCGCAGGTGACCTATATCGAAGAACACTGCGAGAATTCCGAAGACATTGAACACGTCGTCGATAAATCTGTTGGCAGTTGGAGCGTAGGCGATGAAAATTTTGCCGCAAAACTATTTGATTTGGTGTGGCAGTGTTTACAGGAAGTAGAAAAACGCCTGCTTATGGAGGAAGTTGCCGAAGTGTTGAGTGAATTGGTGAAAGAAATGTCTAAATGCTGACTAAATTGCGTTCGCCGAGGCTATATGaaataatttgcatttcatttacTGATGGTCGCTATTTCATCGTGGCAAATACCGTACTGCTGCACATGCAAACATTTTATGTGCGCAATTATGTAAACGTTTCAGGATGATATCATGTAGATGATAcagtgaaaacaatttttttactattatacacctaataataaattgaaatatcaacaagagaaaatggcatttttgttttattttcatatgtatatgtatcCCCTTTCCACTATAAACAAGAACTCATTTGAGGAGAACGCAATTGCTCAAAATGAGAAGTTAGTGCTAATGGTCTtagagaaaatgaaaacgCAACAAATTCAAGCGAGACTTTGGTGTCTAGAAATTCGTAACTACGGGATGTAACATGCGTAGgggttttccttttaacacgacatagacctcaaaaaactaagcaacatttttatataacattttttcgaaatctaaaAAGAAACGAAATATGCGCAGATGAGTTTTAGtacttttttgtataaaatctaAATCCATTCCTGCATAAAAGAGTGATTCAAcgtaaaggaaataaaatgtcccacaaaaaattatcagctatTGCAGGAACGCagaaaacatttaatgtttaCTGTTTTGCGATTTACCCACTCCGCTTAAAAATCAATCGTGAAGCTTAGCTGCAGgtgttattttgataaataatcaCTATTGATCCTATTAAATTGACAAAGGACCATAATTACTCGAATCGTGAATTGGTGGATATGTTGATGCGATTTGAACAGCCGGCGGAAAAACGGCATCCAGAACTTCCGACAGGACGTTCCAGAATCTTCGATCGGTAGGATATAAAAGGCGGGGTTGCACAACGACGCACCCTCTTCCATTCTCTCGACGCGGGGAACATGACGAacatatttcaacaacgcaTATTTAGATATAAGTTTATTGTGTCctacataaatatatacattCACAAATACCGATAACTACTCTACATTCTGTGGACAATCCCAAGTCGGACAGCGAAAACCTCACGAAAGCTAGCCCGACACCTTGAATAACTTCACTTTTTGTGAACTTATTCTTATATatgtaagtaatatttttatcaatatgTCAAAATATACGTATAACAATAGCAAACACTTTTCGAAGACAAAATAATCTGTTCATTTTCAGTCGAAGCTTTATCCAAAAATGGAAGCAGTTTCAATTACAAAAACGAGCTAAAATGGATGTTCAATTCAAATTAGAAGTATCGGAAGAAGggaactttaatttttcaggGATTTATAATactaattgtaaatttaaaataacagaaGGAGCAAGACGAATTACATTTTCAGTAGGAAATTCCACGTTGCAGTATACaatattatctgaaaatatcaatGGATTTACAACTAATGAAAGAACAAAGTCACAATAActttcaaaaacgaaaaacgtGTTATCCCGCCCGTGTTAGAAATATCAGAAGAAGGGAACAATTGTTTATGGAATTATAATactaattgtaaatttataacAACGGAATGAGCAAGATGAATTACATTTTCAGGAAGAAATTCCATAGTCCAGTTTACaatattatctgaaaatatcaatGGATTTACACCTAATGAAAGAACAAAGTCTATCACATT
This portion of the Euwallacea fornicatus isolate EFF26 chromosome 13, ASM4011564v1, whole genome shotgun sequence genome encodes:
- the LOC136342930 gene encoding interleukin-1 receptor-associated kinase 4-like isoform X2, with the protein product MTCFRIIEKGSEMYNKSCTQILFDEWGTSDRIRPSLGHLKYLLIKAELFRAADYVANLLGEEPASRPTEGPAAAVSLSLVNQKLQNEIEIKQHLDEINYPREAIEKIRKKSSENKNLVPIIPEIVVSEARPLPEPSPAPLVIHRPKSQFSSKVSDMIKFSDCIEDSTDVILPECSIFMSKENKDLKDGNPFKNQSPQEIEERSEFIPVFSKLLLNTESKNDAFTVESSNTNSEATNTDSVSELIPMVSALNHDWSSSQTQPHSEIIPDFVADYIPPKSDIIPDSVTLPSTQSLTYSSGDIPLTIPQPPSFSASSKCPSPVPYISLNTPLPHFTYAELSKTTSDFSSDKGGKFLGSGAFGSVFLATGLLDKPVAVKKLSLDSVDSDYIVKQFKNEVEVLYKYKHENLVSLLGYSFDSNTYCLVYEYIPGGSLYEALQRYPNDLLWKQRLHIAFGTAKGVAYLHNASTPLIHRDIKSANILLDANNNPKVCDFGIVKLLPGQLNDLESSPCGTSAYMSPEYHRGEISTKLDTFSFGVVLLELLTSLPPLDYNRDYADLVTYIEEHCENSEDIEHVVDKSVGSWSVGDENFAAKLFDLVWQCLQEVEKRLLMEEVAEVLSELVKEMSKC
- the LOC136342930 gene encoding interleukin-1 receptor-associated kinase 4-like isoform X1; its protein translation is MASPARYDSSLEIRNLPPSVTAELTKILDEADLWKRLMTNIPKRLNNHSYRSDITAANVRKYNSDDFRIIEKGSEMYNKSCTQILFDEWGTSDRIRPSLGHLKYLLIKAELFRAADYVANLLGEEPASRPTEGPAAAVSLSLVNQKLQNEIEIKQHLDEINYPREAIEKIRKKSSENKNLVPIIPEIVVSEARPLPEPSPAPLVIHRPKSQFSSKVSDMIKFSDCIEDSTDVILPECSIFMSKENKDLKDGNPFKNQSPQEIEERSEFIPVFSKLLLNTESKNDAFTVESSNTNSEATNTDSVSELIPMVSALNHDWSSSQTQPHSEIIPDFVADYIPPKSDIIPDSVTLPSTQSLTYSSGDIPLTIPQPPSFSASSKCPSPVPYISLNTPLPHFTYAELSKTTSDFSSDKGGKFLGSGAFGSVFLATGLLDKPVAVKKLSLDSVDSDYIVKQFKNEVEVLYKYKHENLVSLLGYSFDSNTYCLVYEYIPGGSLYEALQRYPNDLLWKQRLHIAFGTAKGVAYLHNASTPLIHRDIKSANILLDANNNPKVCDFGIVKLLPGQLNDLESSPCGTSAYMSPEYHRGEISTKLDTFSFGVVLLELLTSLPPLDYNRDYADLVTYIEEHCENSEDIEHVVDKSVGSWSVGDENFAAKLFDLVWQCLQEVEKRLLMEEVAEVLSELVKEMSKC
- the Blos1 gene encoding biogenesis of lysosome-related organelles complex 1 subunit 1, with the protein product MLSSMVKDHTTKQSVRKEIQETKRKEACASAGDLTQALVDHLNVGVAQAYLNQKKLDAEAKQLHTSAQAFSKQTQQWLSLVESFSSALKELGDVENWAKTIEGDMQTITTALEIAYKSSQEQSDNSQ